The Gossypium hirsutum isolate 1008001.06 chromosome A13, Gossypium_hirsutum_v2.1, whole genome shotgun sequence nucleotide sequence CAAAAGATAAATATTTGGTATAATGACAATGtacttaaatataaaaaataatattataaatttattatgtgtttcattttttttatatatttttactatattttatatatacttatCATCAACTCAATATTTCTCGTAAAGTTTTTAAATTCTACTAAATATTATCCATAATCCAAATGTGaaatataatttgaataaaaaagtcGAAAGACATGTttttattgggtttttttttaaaaaaaaattaaatttaaagataaGGTTGCAGGCATATCTATCGAAAATgatgtaaaatcattaaaattaaaagtgGGGGGACATGCATATATGGTCTGCCAAACTAGAAAAACCAAACAAACACCCAATTGCACGTATTTATAGACAAAACCAAAACTAAAGCAAAAACTGCCAAAAAAAAGAAACGAAAGTATAACCCTCTAAAAAAACTTGCCCACTAATCCCATTCGAACAAATAAAGTGTGAACTTTAAGACTTCGAACTTTGGCTCATTAGCTGCGTCCcgcccaccaccaccaccattacCATTACCATCATCTTCATTTTTCCATTTCTTGCTCTCTTTTTTACTTAACAACCCCTTTTCTTATTTTCTGTTCACATTTCCTTTTATCACTTATCTTTCCTTTATAAATAATCATTAACCCAAACCCAAATCTTTCTCcatatctctctctctctcatatCAATTTTCTGTAATAGTTGAATTAAAGGCATGGTGCTAAAGGGCATTGCTTTGCCCATTATTACATTGATACTAGCTTTGGGAATCCAGGCTGGGTTTTCTCAGAATATTAGCAAAGCCAGTTTTCCAAAGGGCTTCATTTTTGGGACTGCCTCTTCTGCTTTCcaggttggttttttttttcagtttttttttacaGTAAACTATCCATGGAAGTTTCagtctttcaatttcttttcttttgtatattattatcatctttttattttttttttggaataaataACAGCCTTCGATAATAAGgaattgaaaatgatgaaacTTGAACATTAAACTTTGATGAAGAttcgatttttttattaatattttatatattaaatggaAAAAAGGTTTGTGAGGTTGATAATGGTTACTCGTGAATACTAAATTGAAGGATGAGACTGAAAGGATTTAACAGAGATCagaattacaatttttttcatttaccaGCTCCATCCCTGCATCCTTCtatgtttataatattattactagGCCCATGAATTTGTtatcaattaattaataatattattatataattagaaggataaaattaaatttcacatttcattctaATCTAATAGacagtttttagtttttttaagaaaccaccttttttttattactattgttttggtctactttatttaattttggaTTCTAgccattcattttttttctttttatttaatttaaatttccctcaatatttctctctctctctctctcttgtcttctttataaattataattaactgTAGTGCAAACCCGAAAGAGAATGGCGTAGAAaagactttttaaaattttataatggaAGTATAATGACTTCGCCCTCTCACTTGATAGAAAAagacattttaatcatttatttaaaatatatataaaaattcggaaatttcaaaatatatataaattattaaaagagcataaattttatttaacaatAAAACTTATAATAATATTCTATACCATACATTTGAATATCACgccaacaaaaaaataaattaaaataatggtTTTTTGCAAAGTTGGTCAAATTTATGTCAAATATATTTGTTTCtgactctctctcttttttttttatattttattttgatatttatatttagtACATATTTGAAATAGATatgaaattatatgtatttttaaatatatgaataaaATTAAGTGTAGACATATATGGAAAATATTCATATCCTAAACAGATactgatttaaataatataatttaaaattgcaCTTTTTTCCCTAAAAAGTCAATCTCAAATAAGAAGAAGctggaaaaagaaattaaatacgTGGAGGTGGCAAATTCATGTGTCACTTTTAAAGTCATAATAAAGTCATGATTTTGAGTAAATTCTTTTCTTAcatataaggaaaaaaaaatagcAGCAAATCATTATCATTCTTTTGTAATTATAAACTTTAATGGAAAATGACAAACCAAATAGGAGAATTTTCCAGGAAAAGAGAAGACAAAACGACAAAGTATTTGCTGTTCTAAATTAATTTATGTCTCAACACGACAGTTTGTCATCCAAATCAAGGTTCTTCTGTTGTTCGTATGAAATGTCTTTACTTAgtgttgaaaatattttttttccagtATGAAGGAGCAGTGAAGGAGGATGGAAGGGGACCAACTATTTGGGACACATTCTCGCATGCTTTTGGTAATGTCTTTTCTTAGTGTAATTTGCCATGCCATGATTCTTGTACAATTCAGTGTACGTacttatgtatgtatgtatgtaaacAAGCATGTATTTATGTATATAGGATCATTAAGCATTTCACCTTATGTTATGTTACAGGGAAGATACTTGATGGTAGCAATGCGGATGTTGCTGTGGATCAGTACCACCGTTATCCTGTAAGTGATGATCTTCGTAACTGATCATATTCCGATATTCGTTTTCTTCATTGGATACTCCTTTTTCCGTGTTCCTAAAATACGAATGGCACAAGATTAATTTTGTTGTCTGGAAAACAGGAAGATATACAACTCATGAAAGACATGGGGATGGATGCTTATAGGTTTTCAATAGCTTGGTCTCGGATATTCCCTAGTAAGTTCTACATTGCTGACACCATCATTTACGATCATCATTTCTTCAAGCAAAATTTGTCTCCTCAATTTCACTtgtttaataaaatgaaaatgtgaGAAATATTTCTAACATTTTTGGCTTGAAACAGATGGTACGGGCGAAATAAACCAGGCCGGTGTTGATCATTACAACAATTTCATTAATGCTTTGCTCGCGGCAGGTATTCGGAGTTCTGGTTTACCATCACATGGTTCAACTGTAGATCAAAATGTTGTTTAAACATGAACTGCAGTGCATGATATCTATAGCTGCATTTCGTTATCATATATAGAGACAATTTGAAAAATGCATGTTTCATATGCAGGAATCCAACCATATGTGACCCTTTACCACTGGGATCTTCCTCAAGCATTGAAGGACAAATACAATGGATGGCTCGATcctcaaattatgtaaaatacaATTCTCATTGTCATATTGTTATCTAAATGGTTATGGAGTAGTGATGAATATCGTTGTGACTTTGTTCATTTGCAGAAAGGACTTTGCGATGTATGCTGAGACATGCTTCAAGTTATTTGGTGACAGGGTGAAATACTGGATTACTTTTAATGAACCTGATACATTTACGGTACAAGGTTATGATGTAGGTCTTCAAGCTCCGGGACGCTGCTCCATAGTTCTTCATCTGTTCTGCAAGGCCGGAAACTCTGGAACCGAGCCTTACATAGTTGCCCATAATGTTCTCCTTTCTCATGCAAGTGCTGTGGATATTTACAGGAAAAAGTACAAGGTAAAATTCAGGATACTATTGGATTACTTTTGTCAAAATCGGAAAGAAACTAGGCAGAGTTGATAAAATTTGGACTTTAGATTTGGTTCACATAAGACTGTGCTATGCAGGCAAAGCAACATGGATCTGTTGGGGTGTCGTTTAATGTTATTTGGTTTGAACCAGAGACTAATTCAACTGAAGACACTGAAGCAGCTCAAAGAGCCCAAGATTTTCAGCTTGGCTGGTAACTCAAGTCCGCAATCATCTTGAATTTCTTTCATCCTTTCACATAGAATTAGAACTGGGGTTCGATTTTGTTACACTCGTAAAATGAACTGATTGTGTATGCTGTCATACTATCTTCTCATAGCAATCAAGTTATCTTTTCCCAGGGTGATGCAATGCTTTGATTTCTGCAGGTTTTTGGACCCATTGATGTTCGGAGATTATCCAAGTTCGATGATAACCCGAGTAGGAAGCCGGTTGCCGAGGTTTACTAAAGCTGAGTCTGCTCTTCTTAAGGGATCTTTGGATTTTGTTGGCATTAATCACTACACTACCTTTTATGCAAGAGAAAACAAAACTAATCTGATTGGTAGTATACTAAATGACACTGTTTCGGACTCCGGTGCCTTTACATTACGTAAGTAAACATCTTCTTTGTAATCTTGTTTCTAGTTCGTCCTTAAGGATTAATCGTTTATTGTGTTGATACACTAGTGACTAACCGAGGATGCTCCTTTGTTCTAAATGCATGCAGCTTTCAAGCATGGGAAACCCATAGGAGACAAGGTACTGAAGCCGATCTCTGTCCATTGTTCCATTTTCCAGTTAGTGTAATCGTGCACATGCTAAGTAGATAGATAACCGGATGACGTATTTGCCAATCATTGTTCTTATTGTTCAACTTTCATgcctaattaaccatttttttacttGGTCAAATTGCAGGCAAATTCTATATGGTTATACATAGTACCCCGTGGTATGAGAAGCCTAATGAATTACGTCAAGGAAAAATACGGAAACCCTCCGGTCATTGTTACAGAAAATGGTTAAAGTTCTTCCATATCTGCTAAGCTATAGCAAGTTCCACTCTTGGATTGCCTTTAA carries:
- the LOC107893663 gene encoding beta-glucosidase 40 — translated: MVLKGIALPIITLILALGIQAGFSQNISKASFPKGFIFGTASSAFQYEGAVKEDGRGPTIWDTFSHAFGKILDGSNADVAVDQYHRYPEDIQLMKDMGMDAYRFSIAWSRIFPNGTGEINQAGVDHYNNFINALLAAGIQPYVTLYHWDLPQALKDKYNGWLDPQIIKDFAMYAETCFKLFGDRVKYWITFNEPDTFTVQGYDVGLQAPGRCSIVLHLFCKAGNSGTEPYIVAHNVLLSHASAVDIYRKKYKAKQHGSVGVSFNVIWFEPETNSTEDTEAAQRAQDFQLGWFLDPLMFGDYPSSMITRVGSRLPRFTKAESALLKGSLDFVGINHYTTFYARENKTNLIGSILNDTVSDSGAFTLPFKHGKPIGDKANSIWLYIVPRGMRSLMNYVKEKYGNPPVIVTENGMDDPNSQFISIKNALKDEKRIKYLNDYLTNLLTAIKEDGCNVKGYFVWSLLDNWEWGAGYSSRFGLYFIDYKDNLKRYPKDSVKWFKNFLGSA